A portion of the Gemmatimonadota bacterium genome contains these proteins:
- the ypdA gene encoding YpdA family putative bacillithiol disulfide reductase — protein MGGILYDAVIIGAGPAGLAAAYAAKQAGLDYVVVERQCIVHTIYQFPTGLVFYSTPELISLGDVPMIVQGLKPTREEALNYYLKFVESQGLKVNTYEEVTRISGQDGDFEIESVSQREGDRRYRTRKVILATGAFDSANRIGVPGEELPKVFHYFKEGHPYFDRDVLVVGGKSSAVETALTLYRAGARVTMSYRQSAFRGIKYWVLPDLENRIAEGSITAIMDSTVKEIRQTEVVLEAAGTERVIPNDFVFCMTGHGPDVPFLSGTGVEVQPEDNIPVHDPDTFESNVPGIYIIGVITAGNVSSDIFIENSRLHGPKVVEHILGQDETK, from the coding sequence ATCGGAGGGATTTTGTACGACGCCGTCATCATCGGGGCCGGGCCGGCCGGACTCGCCGCAGCCTATGCCGCCAAACAGGCCGGACTGGATTACGTGGTCGTGGAACGCCAGTGCATCGTCCACACCATCTACCAGTTTCCCACGGGCCTGGTCTTCTACTCGACCCCGGAACTCATCTCGCTGGGTGACGTGCCCATGATCGTCCAGGGACTCAAGCCCACCCGGGAAGAGGCGCTGAACTACTACCTGAAATTCGTCGAGTCCCAGGGACTCAAGGTGAACACCTACGAAGAGGTCACGCGCATCTCGGGTCAGGACGGGGATTTCGAAATCGAATCGGTCTCGCAGCGGGAGGGCGACCGGCGCTACCGGACCCGGAAGGTCATCCTGGCCACCGGCGCCTTCGACAGCGCCAACCGGATCGGCGTGCCCGGTGAGGAACTGCCCAAGGTCTTCCACTACTTCAAGGAGGGCCACCCCTACTTCGACCGGGACGTCCTCGTCGTGGGAGGCAAGAGCTCGGCCGTGGAGACGGCCCTGACCCTCTACCGAGCCGGCGCGCGGGTCACCATGTCCTACCGCCAGAGCGCGTTCCGGGGCATCAAGTACTGGGTCCTGCCCGACCTGGAGAACCGCATCGCCGAGGGATCGATCACGGCCATCATGGATTCCACGGTGAAGGAGATCCGGCAGACCGAGGTGGTCCTGGAAGCAGCGGGCACGGAGCGCGTGATCCCGAATGACTTCGTATTCTGCATGACGGGCCATGGCCCCGACGTGCCCTTCCTGAGCGGCACGGGCGTCGAAGTCCAGCCCGAAGACAACATCCCGGTGCACGACCCAGACACCTTCGAATCCAACGTCCCCGGTATCTACATCATCGGCGTCATCACCGCCGGCAACGTAAGCAGCGACATCTTCATCGAAAATAGCCGCTTGCATGGACCGAAGGTGGTGGAGCATATTCTGGGGCAGGACGAGACTAAGTAG
- a CDS encoding PEGA domain-containing protein encodes MKLRQWIPLMMVVFPIGCATIMHGKTQSVGVSSVPEGATVSVNNQHLGITPLFIELKRKDQHIVNISLDGYHTARLTLQRKASGWVWGNIIFGGIIGLAVDAITGGLYKLEPAQLSTTLVSQSSTVHRSDEGIYIVTVLDPNSDWVKIGQLESR; translated from the coding sequence ATGAAACTGCGTCAGTGGATCCCATTGATGATGGTTGTATTTCCCATCGGGTGTGCAACGATTATGCATGGAAAGACTCAATCAGTTGGGGTATCTAGTGTGCCTGAAGGTGCTACAGTGTCGGTAAACAACCAACACCTGGGGATTACGCCACTGTTTATTGAATTGAAACGTAAAGATCAGCATATAGTAAACATATCTCTAGATGGTTACCACACAGCAAGACTTACGCTTCAACGAAAAGCAAGTGGCTGGGTCTGGGGGAACATTATCTTTGGTGGAATTATAGGGCTCGCTGTCGATGCGATCACTGGCGGGCTCTACAAATTGGAACCTGCGCAATTAAGTACCACTTTGGTTAGTCAGTCATCCACCGTTCATAGATCAGACGAAGGTATTTACATTGTTACAGTATTAGACCCGAATAGTGATTGGGTGAAAATCGGTCAACTGGAAAGTAGGTAG
- a CDS encoding 5-(carboxyamino)imidazole ribonucleotide synthase, translated as MSGTNDPAGTRAPVLPGSTIGILGSGQLGRMIAIAARRMGYRVHTLSPESDSPTGHVADREVVAAYDDVDAVKRFAEDVDVITLEFENISAECVDAASPIAPVRPKGSVLHTTQNRLREKTFLAEHGFPVAPFRHVKSGEELAAAVEEIGTPAVLKTAGFGYDGKGQVKIESADDVVRAWTSMTGQEAVLEAFIDFKLELSVVAARGLTGDFAHYGAVQNRHSNHILDVTAAPADVSGAVNVTAVNLTRKVFEAFDVVGVACVEYFLDRDGDLIINEIAPRVHNSGHFTFDACVTSQFEQQVRAVCGLPLGSTEQPRPAAMANLLGDLWANGEPDWAAVLAFPEVKLHLYGKQEARPGRKMGHLTAMADTREQAVEKVVVARTGLGGN; from the coding sequence GTGAGCGGAACCAATGACCCGGCCGGTACACGCGCTCCCGTTCTCCCCGGCTCGACCATCGGAATCCTCGGCAGCGGTCAGCTCGGCCGCATGATCGCCATCGCCGCCCGGCGCATGGGTTACCGCGTCCACACCCTCTCACCCGAATCCGACTCGCCCACCGGTCACGTCGCCGACCGAGAAGTCGTAGCCGCCTACGACGACGTGGATGCCGTGAAACGCTTCGCCGAAGACGTGGACGTCATCACCCTGGAGTTCGAGAACATATCGGCCGAATGCGTCGACGCTGCATCCCCCATCGCACCGGTTCGTCCCAAAGGCAGCGTCCTTCACACGACGCAGAACCGCCTGCGGGAGAAGACTTTTTTGGCGGAGCACGGGTTTCCGGTTGCGCCGTTTCGTCATGTCAAGTCGGGGGAGGAACTGGCAGCGGCCGTCGAGGAAATCGGCACGCCCGCCGTGCTCAAGACAGCAGGATTCGGCTATGACGGCAAGGGGCAGGTGAAGATCGAATCGGCCGACGACGTGGTCCGTGCGTGGACGTCCATGACGGGGCAGGAAGCGGTGCTCGAAGCGTTTATCGACTTCAAGCTGGAACTGTCGGTCGTCGCCGCACGAGGATTGACCGGAGATTTCGCCCACTACGGTGCCGTCCAGAACAGGCATTCAAACCACATACTTGACGTCACGGCCGCCCCGGCCGACGTGTCGGGTGCGGTTAACGTCACCGCCGTGAATCTCACGCGGAAGGTCTTCGAAGCTTTCGACGTCGTCGGGGTCGCCTGTGTCGAGTACTTCCTTGACAGGGACGGGGACCTCATCATCAACGAGATCGCGCCCCGCGTCCACAACTCCGGCCACTTCACCTTCGACGCCTGCGTCACCAGCCAGTTCGAGCAGCAGGTCCGCGCCGTGTGCGGCCTGCCCCTCGGATCGACCGAACAGCCCCGTCCCGCGGCCATGGCCAACTTGCTGGGAGATCTGTGGGCGAATGGCGAACCGGACTGGGCAGCGGTCCTGGCCTTTCCGGAAGTCAAACTGCACCTGTACGGGAAACAGGAAGCCCGGCCAGGAAGAAAGATGGGGCATTTGACGGCGATGGCGGATACGCGGGAGCAAGCGGTGGAAAAGGTGGTGGTGGCGAGGACGGGCTTGGGGGGTAACTAA
- a CDS encoding ABC-F family ATP-binding cassette domain-containing protein produces the protein MALVSFHKVTKHYGAQCVLQGISWGIDPGQHVGLIGSNGTGKTTMLQLITGDLSPDEGEISRRRDLRTGYLTQDAHLTATNSVLDEALSSFERIHALEKQLREAEAALEKAKGDAEETERRLGLYGRLTEEFERAGGYTYPHRAKTVLHGLGFKEEDLPLPVNVLSGGQKTRLRLGKLLLGDADLLLLDEPESHLDVAATEWLEEYITDHPAAILLVSHDRYFLDRTVNRIAELEDLGLQNFPGNYTRAMEVKAERLKARQRAYDQQQAFIQEREEFIRRTIEGVKTKQAQGRRSHLARLERLEKPRTKHRSASLNFGAMKRSGRDVLALNDVSKSYGTRTLFSELHFTQHLGDRVGLIGYNGAGKTTLLRMIVGQETPSSGSIRLGTGVDIGYYDQERASLTGERSVLNELWSVRPGMNEGTVRNLLGRFLFRGDDVFKQVSLLSGGEQGRLALAKLILEEPNFLVLDEPTNHLDILSRQALEQALADYPGTLMVASHDRYFLDQMVGALLIFEQDGVRHWEGTYSEYRAFKEEQRLAAARAKEKKPRRKAGAADGTGGTGGAAGTAYDPRKKERKEQRMMAEALEEAIRKKEAEIARLEGDLGEEGTFSDREQVERVGSAYARARQELEDLYLEWEVVAMELED, from the coding sequence ATGGCGCTCGTATCCTTCCACAAAGTCACGAAACACTACGGCGCGCAGTGTGTCCTGCAGGGCATCAGCTGGGGCATCGACCCCGGCCAGCACGTGGGCTTGATCGGTTCCAACGGGACCGGCAAGACGACCATGCTGCAACTCATCACCGGCGACCTGTCACCGGACGAGGGCGAAATCTCCCGCCGTCGGGACCTCCGGACCGGCTACCTGACCCAGGACGCGCACCTGACCGCCACCAACTCGGTCCTGGACGAGGCGCTGAGCAGCTTCGAGCGCATTCACGCATTGGAAAAGCAGTTGCGCGAGGCCGAAGCGGCGCTGGAGAAGGCGAAGGGCGACGCGGAGGAGACCGAGCGCCGGCTCGGGCTGTACGGCCGGCTGACGGAAGAGTTCGAACGGGCCGGCGGCTACACCTACCCGCACCGCGCAAAGACCGTGCTCCACGGGCTGGGCTTCAAGGAGGAAGACCTGCCCCTGCCGGTCAACGTGCTCAGCGGCGGGCAGAAGACGCGCCTTCGCCTGGGCAAGCTGCTGCTGGGCGACGCGGACCTGCTGCTGCTGGACGAGCCGGAAAGCCACCTGGACGTGGCCGCGACGGAATGGCTGGAGGAATACATCACCGACCACCCGGCGGCCATCCTACTCGTTTCCCACGACCGCTACTTTCTCGACCGGACCGTGAACCGGATCGCCGAACTGGAAGACCTGGGGCTGCAGAACTTCCCGGGCAACTACACCCGGGCCATGGAGGTCAAGGCCGAACGCCTCAAGGCGCGACAGCGCGCCTACGACCAGCAGCAGGCCTTCATCCAGGAGCGAGAGGAATTCATCCGCCGGACCATCGAGGGCGTCAAGACCAAGCAGGCCCAGGGAAGACGAAGTCACCTGGCGCGCCTTGAGCGCCTCGAGAAGCCGCGGACGAAGCACCGGTCGGCCTCCCTGAACTTCGGGGCGATGAAGCGCAGCGGCCGGGACGTGCTCGCACTCAATGACGTGTCGAAGAGCTACGGCACGAGGACGCTGTTCTCGGAACTGCACTTCACCCAGCACCTGGGCGACCGCGTGGGCCTGATCGGGTACAACGGCGCGGGCAAGACCACGCTGCTCCGCATGATCGTGGGCCAGGAGACGCCTTCGTCCGGGAGCATCCGCCTGGGTACGGGCGTGGACATCGGATACTACGACCAGGAACGGGCCAGCCTCACGGGCGAGCGTTCCGTGCTGAATGAACTCTGGTCGGTCAGGCCGGGCATGAACGAGGGTACCGTGCGCAACCTCCTCGGCCGGTTCCTCTTCCGCGGAGACGATGTCTTCAAGCAGGTCAGCCTGCTGAGCGGGGGGGAGCAGGGGCGCCTGGCGCTGGCCAAGCTGATCCTGGAGGAACCGAACTTCCTGGTCCTCGACGAGCCGACCAACCACCTCGATATCCTCTCCCGGCAGGCCCTCGAGCAGGCCCTGGCCGACTACCCCGGCACGCTCATGGTGGCGTCCCACGACCGTTATTTCCTCGACCAGATGGTCGGCGCGCTGCTGATCTTCGAACAGGACGGCGTCCGCCACTGGGAAGGCACCTACTCGGAATACCGGGCCTTCAAGGAGGAGCAACGCCTCGCCGCCGCGCGGGCGAAGGAGAAGAAACCGCGCCGCAAGGCCGGGGCGGCTGACGGGACTGGAGGGACTGGCGGGGCTGCCGGGACGGCCTACGATCCCCGTAAGAAGGAACGCAAGGAGCAGCGGATGATGGCCGAGGCGCTGGAAGAGGCCATCCGGAAGAAGGAGGCGGAGATCGCCCGCCTCGAGGGCGACCTGGGCGAGGAGGGGACCTTCTCGGACCGGGAGCAGGTCGAACGGGTCGGCAGCGCCTACGCACGCGCCCGGCAGGAGCTGGAGGACCTCTACCTGGAGTGGGAGGTCGTCGCCATGGAACTGGAAGACTAG
- the purE gene encoding 5-(carboxyamino)imidazole ribonucleotide mutase, with translation MNVTQSSPNPLVGVVMGSKSDWDTMQNVRDVLEQFDVPHECRIVSAHRTPLWLAEYAAEAEGRGLEVIIAGAGGAAHLPGMMAAQTLLPVLGVPVESKALKGMDSLLSIVQMPRGIPVGTLAIGQSGAVNAGLLAVAILANSRPDLREKLRKYRKDQTDKVMGDELT, from the coding sequence ATGAATGTAACGCAATCTTCTCCCAATCCCCTCGTCGGCGTGGTCATGGGCAGCAAGTCGGACTGGGACACCATGCAGAACGTCAGGGACGTTCTCGAGCAGTTCGACGTGCCCCATGAATGCCGGATCGTCTCGGCCCACCGCACGCCCCTCTGGCTGGCCGAATACGCGGCCGAGGCCGAGGGAAGAGGACTCGAAGTCATCATCGCGGGCGCCGGAGGCGCCGCTCACCTGCCCGGCATGATGGCGGCACAGACCCTGTTGCCGGTGCTCGGCGTGCCCGTGGAAAGCAAGGCGCTCAAAGGGATGGACTCCCTGCTCTCCATCGTCCAGATGCCCCGCGGCATTCCCGTGGGCACCCTGGCCATCGGCCAGTCCGGCGCGGTGAATGCGGGCCTGCTCGCCGTGGCCATTCTGGCCAACTCGCGGCCGGACCTGCGGGAGAAACTGAGAAAGTACCGGAAAGATCAGACCGACAAGGTCATGGGAGACGAGCTGACGTGA